One part of the Vibrio hyugaensis genome encodes these proteins:
- a CDS encoding molybdopterin guanine dinucleotide-containing S/N-oxide reductase, with amino-acid sequence MTEITRRGFLKGTGMAAGAMAFTSLSPMSVAASNERGKGVLTAGRMGPMLCEVKDGKLISTTNAVPQTVFNSLQTTGPDQVHTKARIKCPMVRKGFLANPSAPEGVRGGDEFVRVSWEEAYKLLHEQHMRIRANNTPDAIFAGSYGWRSSGVLHKAQTLLQRYMGMAGGYSGHMGDYSTGAAQVIMPHVVGSIEVYEQQTTYPMVLEHSDVVVLWGLNPMNTLKIAWSSTDCSGLEFFHQLKKSGKTVIAIDPMRSETIEFFGDNAQWIAPHPMTDVAMLMGIAHTLVKQGKHDKAFIEKYTTGYDVFEAYLMGKEDGVEKSAEWASKICGVPAKQLELLADIFSKNRTMLMAGWGIQRQQFGEQRHWMIVTLAAMLGQIGLPGGGFGFSYHYSNGGNPSRDAGVLPAMSASLGAVAGSDERGWSATGKVMNSFPVARIVEALENPGQVYKHNGHERVFPDIKMIWWAGGGNFTHHQDTNRLIKAWQKPELVVISEIYWTAAAKHADIVLPITTSFERNDLTMTGDYSNQHLVPMKQVIEPQGEARNDFDVFADMAELLAPGGREVYTEGKTEMEWLYQFYKAAQQGGRAQRIAMPNFSKFWEDNQLIEMKWNEKNAQFVRYADFRENPIMNPLGTPSGKIEIFSKTIEGYQLEDCPPHPTWMEPTEYTGNAKQDELQLMTAHAAHRLHSQFNYAKIREEYAIADREPISIHPEDAKARGIKTGDLVRAYNGRGQVLVGALVTDGIKQGSVCIHEGGWPDLDKKTGICKNGGCNVLTLDIPTSRLANGCAANSALVRIEKYEGPVLELTAFTPPKNA; translated from the coding sequence ATGACAGAAATTACACGTCGCGGATTTTTAAAAGGCACAGGCATGGCTGCAGGTGCTATGGCGTTTACTTCATTATCACCAATGTCAGTGGCGGCATCGAATGAGCGTGGTAAAGGCGTATTAACTGCGGGTCGTATGGGACCAATGCTGTGTGAAGTGAAAGATGGCAAACTGATTTCGACTACCAATGCTGTTCCACAAACGGTCTTCAACAGTCTACAAACAACAGGGCCAGACCAAGTTCATACTAAAGCTCGTATCAAATGCCCAATGGTACGTAAGGGTTTTCTAGCAAATCCATCTGCACCTGAAGGTGTTCGTGGTGGTGATGAGTTTGTGCGTGTATCTTGGGAAGAGGCTTACAAGCTGCTTCATGAACAACATATGCGTATTCGCGCCAATAACACGCCTGACGCTATTTTTGCTGGCTCTTACGGCTGGCGTTCAAGTGGTGTTTTACACAAAGCGCAAACATTGTTGCAACGTTATATGGGCATGGCTGGTGGCTATTCTGGTCACATGGGTGACTACTCAACAGGTGCTGCTCAAGTCATCATGCCTCACGTAGTGGGTTCTATCGAAGTTTATGAACAGCAAACTACTTACCCAATGGTGTTAGAGCATAGTGATGTCGTTGTACTTTGGGGGCTGAACCCAATGAACACGCTAAAAATTGCTTGGAGCTCAACAGACTGCTCTGGTTTAGAATTTTTCCATCAATTGAAAAAGTCGGGCAAGACAGTTATTGCTATCGACCCTATGCGTTCTGAAACGATCGAGTTCTTTGGCGATAACGCTCAGTGGATTGCACCTCACCCAATGACTGACGTAGCGATGCTAATGGGTATTGCGCATACACTTGTGAAACAAGGTAAGCACGATAAAGCATTTATCGAGAAGTACACTACGGGCTATGACGTTTTCGAAGCTTATCTGATGGGTAAAGAAGACGGCGTAGAAAAGTCGGCAGAATGGGCATCTAAGATCTGTGGCGTGCCAGCAAAACAGTTAGAGCTATTGGCTGATATCTTCAGTAAAAACCGCACTATGTTAATGGCGGGCTGGGGTATTCAGCGTCAGCAGTTTGGTGAGCAACGCCACTGGATGATCGTGACGTTGGCAGCAATGCTTGGTCAGATCGGTCTACCAGGCGGTGGTTTTGGTTTCTCTTACCATTACTCAAATGGTGGTAACCCTTCGCGTGATGCTGGCGTACTTCCAGCGATGTCAGCTTCGTTAGGGGCTGTAGCCGGTAGTGATGAGCGTGGCTGGTCTGCGACGGGTAAAGTGATGAACTCATTCCCTGTTGCGCGTATTGTTGAAGCTTTGGAAAACCCAGGTCAAGTGTACAAACACAACGGTCATGAGCGTGTGTTCCCTGATATCAAGATGATTTGGTGGGCCGGCGGCGGCAACTTTACTCACCACCAAGATACAAACCGTCTGATCAAAGCTTGGCAAAAACCAGAATTGGTCGTTATCTCGGAAATTTACTGGACCGCTGCGGCGAAACATGCGGATATCGTACTGCCTATTACCACGTCGTTTGAACGCAATGACTTAACGATGACTGGCGACTACAGTAACCAACACTTAGTACCAATGAAACAGGTTATTGAACCTCAAGGTGAAGCGCGTAACGACTTCGATGTATTTGCGGATATGGCAGAGTTGCTTGCTCCGGGTGGTCGCGAAGTTTACACCGAAGGCAAAACTGAAATGGAATGGCTGTATCAATTCTACAAAGCAGCACAACAAGGTGGTCGAGCACAACGCATCGCAATGCCAAACTTCAGTAAGTTCTGGGAAGATAACCAACTGATCGAAATGAAATGGAATGAGAAGAACGCACAATTTGTTCGTTACGCTGATTTCCGTGAAAATCCGATTATGAACCCATTAGGTACGCCAAGTGGTAAGATTGAGATCTTCTCTAAGACAATCGAAGGCTACCAGCTTGAAGACTGTCCTCCACACCCAACTTGGATGGAGCCAACGGAGTACACTGGCAACGCAAAACAAGATGAACTTCAGCTAATGACAGCGCACGCGGCGCATCGTCTACACAGCCAGTTCAACTATGCGAAGATTCGTGAAGAGTACGCGATTGCAGACCGTGAGCCGATTTCTATCCACCCAGAAGATGCGAAAGCGCGTGGCATTAAGACAGGTGACTTGGTCCGTGCTTACAATGGTCGTGGTCAAGTGTTGGTAGGCGCTTTGGTTACTGACGGCATCAAGCAAGGTTCTGTTTGTATTCACGAAGGTGGCTGGCCAGATCTAGATAAGAAAACGGGGATTTGTAAAAACGGTGGTTGTAACGTCCTAACACTTGACATCCCAACCTCGCGCCTTGCGAACGGCTGTGCTGCAAACTCTGCATTAGTGCGTATCGAGAAGTACGAAGGTCCAGTGTTAGAATTAACGGCATTCACACCGCCTAAGAACGCTTAA
- a CDS encoding NapC/NirT family cytochrome c — MSIKKRYVALLVAAGVGVGVGWLTLGGSAAVMHYTSDTEFCVSCHSMEMPYKEYQGSVHFSNAKGIRAECSDCHIPQEPMDYLITKIRASKDIYHEFVTGKIDTSEKYEAHRKEMAETVWEQFRENDSATCRSCHDFDAMEQYEQSRDAAKMHEYAKANDQTCIDCHKGVAHFAPEAQLDSKAFDALMAFTKQTTADAKVVYPVTAISMGDYGTLNPTAKLEVVKANGDDRTVTLNAFQMKGAEQVLYMGEGQRAIVATLAEQGQNALKTGEYEADVYGNEWRSVALTGDIDSPVVDTLKPVWSYAEELDNVYCATCHAKIPGEHFTVNAWGPVAKGMGARTDISPENLELLTKYFQNHAKDVVGH; from the coding sequence ATGTCGATTAAAAAAAGATATGTCGCTTTACTGGTCGCTGCCGGTGTTGGTGTTGGTGTAGGTTGGTTAACATTGGGCGGTTCTGCTGCTGTTATGCATTACACGTCCGATACTGAGTTTTGTGTCTCTTGCCACTCTATGGAAATGCCTTATAAGGAGTATCAAGGCTCAGTTCACTTTAGTAATGCCAAAGGTATTCGCGCAGAATGTTCAGACTGTCATATCCCTCAAGAACCAATGGATTACTTGATCACCAAAATCCGTGCTTCGAAAGACATTTACCATGAGTTCGTTACTGGCAAGATTGATACGTCAGAAAAATACGAAGCACACCGTAAAGAAATGGCTGAAACAGTATGGGAGCAATTCCGAGAGAATGATTCCGCTACATGTCGTTCTTGTCATGATTTCGATGCAATGGAGCAGTACGAGCAATCTCGTGATGCTGCCAAAATGCATGAGTATGCGAAAGCGAACGATCAAACCTGTATCGACTGCCATAAGGGTGTTGCGCACTTCGCTCCTGAAGCTCAGTTAGACAGCAAAGCTTTTGATGCTTTGATGGCGTTCACTAAACAAACGACGGCAGATGCAAAAGTAGTTTATCCAGTAACGGCTATCTCTATGGGGGATTACGGTACGCTGAATCCAACTGCAAAACTAGAGGTTGTGAAAGCGAATGGTGACGACCGCACTGTAACTCTAAACGCATTTCAGATGAAAGGCGCGGAACAAGTGCTTTACATGGGTGAAGGTCAACGTGCAATCGTTGCGACATTAGCAGAACAAGGTCAGAATGCGCTTAAAACAGGCGAATACGAAGCAGACGTATACGGTAACGAATGGCGTTCAGTAGCGCTAACTGGTGACATCGACTCCCCTGTAGTGGATACACTTAAACCAGTATGGTCTTATGCCGAAGAACTAGACAACGTTTACTGCGCTACCTGTCACGCAAAAATCCCTGGTGAACACTTCACCGTTAACGCATGGGGTCCAGTTGCGAAAGGTATGGGTGCTCGTACAGATATCTCTCCTGAGAACTTAGAGCTACTTACTAAATACTTCCAAAACCACGCGAAAGACGTTGTTGGTCACTAA
- a CDS encoding GNAT family N-acetyltransferase, producing MQLTTTRLSLAPITHEHWSLYQRLCTDPQIIALCFDPPSEAELEQNFESRLPIWTPQSDHWLCLVIYEKKSAQPIGVTGFVLQDGKAEVGYLLLPEFYGQQYGTESLTAVLGWAQNEHQISHFSATVTEGNIGSERVLEKCGFTLEQVIPEAYEIGGKKYADKIYSRQK from the coding sequence ATGCAGTTAACGACAACAAGACTCTCTCTTGCGCCAATCACTCATGAACATTGGTCTCTTTACCAGCGACTTTGCACTGACCCACAAATTATCGCCCTTTGTTTTGACCCTCCCTCGGAGGCTGAACTTGAGCAAAACTTTGAATCTCGACTACCAATATGGACACCACAAAGTGATCATTGGTTGTGCTTGGTGATTTATGAAAAGAAAAGTGCCCAACCCATTGGTGTTACAGGGTTTGTGCTGCAAGACGGTAAAGCCGAAGTTGGGTATTTATTGCTGCCTGAATTCTATGGTCAGCAATACGGCACAGAGTCTCTGACTGCCGTTCTAGGTTGGGCGCAAAACGAACATCAAATTTCGCACTTCTCCGCCACCGTAACGGAAGGGAATATTGGTTCTGAACGGGTGTTAGAAAAATGCGGATTCACTCTCGAACAAGTGATCCCAGAAGCGTATGAAATCGGTGGTAAAAAGTACGCCGATAAAATCTATTCACGACAAAAATAA
- a CDS encoding SDR family oxidoreductase, with amino-acid sequence MQKVVIITGASRGIGAATAKLLARHGYAVCVNYLSHSDAANQVVAEIKGSGGKAIAIQADVSHEQQVIALFEQTEQALGKITHLVNNVGILFTQSRLADMSLERFQNVMNANVTSCFLCCREAAKRFESGNAIVNVSSAASRSGAPFEYVDYAASKGAMDSLTKGLSLELAEQNIRVNGVRPGCIYTDIHADGGEPDRVERLRSKIPLKRGGTVEEVANAIAWLLSDEASYVTGSFIDLAGGN; translated from the coding sequence TTGCAGAAAGTAGTCATCATTACTGGCGCAAGCCGAGGCATAGGTGCAGCAACCGCAAAGCTATTGGCCAGACACGGTTATGCAGTATGCGTAAACTACCTCAGCCACAGCGATGCCGCAAATCAAGTTGTTGCAGAGATCAAAGGTAGTGGTGGTAAAGCCATTGCTATCCAAGCCGATGTTTCTCATGAGCAACAAGTAATAGCGCTCTTTGAACAAACAGAACAAGCGCTCGGAAAAATCACGCATTTAGTCAATAACGTGGGCATCTTATTCACTCAATCTCGCCTTGCCGACATGAGCCTTGAACGTTTTCAAAACGTCATGAATGCCAACGTGACGAGCTGTTTTTTATGCTGCCGTGAAGCTGCAAAGCGATTTGAATCTGGCAACGCCATCGTGAATGTGTCTTCTGCTGCCTCGCGTTCTGGCGCCCCCTTCGAGTACGTCGATTACGCCGCATCAAAAGGAGCCATGGACTCACTCACCAAAGGGTTATCTTTGGAGCTGGCCGAACAAAATATTCGTGTTAACGGTGTTCGTCCCGGTTGCATCTATACCGATATTCATGCTGACGGCGGCGAACCAGATCGCGTCGAAAGACTTCGCTCAAAAATCCCGCTCAAGCGAGGTGGGACGGTCGAAGAGGTCGCTAACGCCATCGCTTGGTTACTGAGTGATGAAGCCTCTTATGTCACGGGATCGTTTATCGATCTTGCCGGTGGAAATTAA
- a CDS encoding GNAT family N-acetyltransferase: protein MRVRQATPNDLESLFELNNQISALHYINAPQSFVAPSEEDKTFLANALADEKRLILIAEEGQQVLGFITAHITQNETISFLIKDPICRIGTIVVDENQKTKGIGRLLMTEVEQWARAFGAVQIRLEVMEFNQAAQQFYDKLGFATNSRLMMKCL from the coding sequence ATGAGAGTAAGACAAGCAACACCCAATGATTTAGAATCACTCTTTGAATTAAATAACCAAATAAGTGCGCTTCACTACATCAACGCACCACAATCCTTTGTCGCGCCTTCAGAAGAGGACAAAACGTTTCTCGCTAATGCATTAGCCGATGAAAAACGATTGATTCTGATAGCAGAAGAAGGCCAACAGGTTCTTGGTTTTATTACCGCGCACATCACTCAAAACGAAACCATCAGCTTCCTCATCAAAGACCCGATTTGCCGAATAGGTACCATCGTCGTGGATGAAAACCAAAAAACAAAAGGCATAGGCCGTTTACTTATGACCGAAGTTGAGCAGTGGGCCCGCGCATTTGGAGCCGTTCAGATCCGATTAGAAGTCATGGAATTCAACCAAGCCGCACAACAGTTTTACGACAAACTCGGCTTTGCCACCAATTCACGCCTGATGATGAAATGTTTGTAA
- a CDS encoding HAD family hydrolase has protein sequence MIYLFDWGNTLMVDFPHAQGKMCDWEHVETIPHARETLATLSQHHPIYIATSASDSAMEDVQEAFQRVELDQYISGYFCFANLGIAKNQPDFYLAVAEQLNVEPNQLTMVGDVPEKDIYPALEAGLNVIWFNAQGVPAPNQPIPHQIHCLSQLTDS, from the coding sequence ATGATTTATCTTTTCGATTGGGGAAACACCTTGATGGTCGATTTTCCTCACGCACAAGGAAAAATGTGCGATTGGGAACACGTGGAAACCATTCCACATGCAAGAGAAACCCTAGCGACACTCTCGCAGCATCACCCCATTTATATTGCCACCAGTGCATCGGATTCTGCCATGGAAGATGTGCAAGAAGCCTTTCAGCGGGTCGAGCTCGACCAATATATCTCCGGTTATTTCTGTTTTGCCAACCTTGGTATTGCAAAGAACCAACCCGACTTCTATCTCGCAGTCGCAGAACAATTAAACGTTGAACCAAACCAACTCACCATGGTGGGCGATGTACCAGAGAAAGACATTTACCCCGCATTGGAAGCAGGATTAAACGTCATCTGGTTCAATGCTCAAGGTGTGCCTGCACCCAATCAACCTATTCCCCATCAAATCCACTGTTTGTCTCAATTGACTGACTCATAA
- a CDS encoding GNAT family N-acetyltransferase → MQIRPITVNDIDHFIALWNRVYEEGEYLRSPAPGREMLTEVLTRVEKESIPQFIALNDKHVVGSVEVFPAEMCGYEGGEFAKTGILGIHIDRKYRGKGLGKQLLTLAIQHGWQYGYDTIVLNVYKNNLPAITLYEQFGFEHRGELGEVLLPNGKHLMSQKMVLKRS, encoded by the coding sequence ATGCAAATTAGACCCATCACCGTAAACGATATTGACCACTTCATCGCACTATGGAATCGCGTCTATGAAGAAGGAGAATATTTACGCTCCCCTGCCCCAGGCCGAGAAATGCTAACGGAAGTGCTCACACGGGTAGAAAAAGAATCCATTCCTCAATTTATCGCATTGAACGACAAACACGTAGTAGGCAGCGTTGAAGTCTTTCCTGCAGAAATGTGTGGCTATGAAGGGGGGGAATTCGCTAAAACAGGAATTTTGGGGATTCATATTGATCGCAAGTATCGAGGTAAAGGATTAGGCAAACAACTGCTCACGCTTGCGATTCAGCACGGCTGGCAATATGGCTACGACACCATTGTGCTTAATGTTTATAAGAACAACCTTCCTGCCATTACACTGTATGAACAATTTGGCTTCGAGCATCGCGGCGAACTTGGTGAAGTATTGCTGCCCAATGGTAAGCACCTGATGAGCCAAAAAATGGTGCTGAAGCGATCATAG
- a CDS encoding GNAT family N-acetyltransferase, translating into MIEYQALAPTKIPMALLLEADPDQDNVKHYLEESLGFVALEGKQIIGACVALPLSGSSNQAEIMNVSVAPEHQKRGIGTHLLRTVIEELKAQSYEKLVLGTGTFGYQLTYYQRLGFRVEGVEKNHFLLHYPDPIWENGIQHKDMLRLYLEL; encoded by the coding sequence ATGATTGAATACCAAGCTTTAGCACCGACCAAAATTCCAATGGCATTATTGTTAGAAGCCGATCCAGACCAAGATAATGTTAAGCATTATCTAGAAGAATCGCTGGGATTTGTCGCGCTAGAAGGAAAGCAGATCATTGGAGCTTGTGTCGCACTGCCATTATCTGGCTCATCCAATCAAGCAGAAATCATGAATGTATCCGTTGCTCCCGAGCACCAAAAGCGAGGGATTGGCACGCATTTATTGCGCACTGTCATTGAAGAGTTGAAAGCGCAATCATACGAAAAGTTGGTGCTTGGTACAGGAACATTTGGCTACCAACTGACTTACTATCAACGCTTGGGCTTTAGGGTAGAAGGGGTAGAAAAAAATCACTTCCTACTCCACTACCCAGACCCAATTTGGGAAAATGGCATTCAACACAAAGACATGTTGCGTCTGTACCTAGAGTTATAG
- a CDS encoding MarR family winged helix-turn-helix transcriptional regulator: MSEQFDRQESFGWMINVVANDAAKRFETELKKHGLTVALWPTMMCLWEEEGVTQRDIAEKSKVENSTTTRTLDKLEKLGLVERQPDPNSRRSFRIYLTEEGRRLKETLLPIPLAVNKELMSPLDSAEQKEMLRLLKKLVAEI, from the coding sequence ATGAGCGAACAGTTTGATAGACAAGAAAGCTTCGGCTGGATGATCAATGTGGTTGCCAACGATGCAGCGAAACGATTTGAAACCGAGCTGAAGAAGCATGGCTTAACCGTCGCGCTTTGGCCAACCATGATGTGCTTGTGGGAAGAGGAAGGCGTCACGCAACGCGACATCGCAGAGAAGTCGAAAGTAGAGAACTCAACAACGACTCGCACTTTAGACAAGCTAGAAAAGCTTGGTTTGGTTGAACGCCAGCCTGATCCTAACAGTCGCCGTTCTTTTCGTATCTACCTAACAGAAGAAGGACGACGCCTGAAAGAAACGCTACTGCCGATCCCTCTTGCGGTAAATAAGGAACTGATGAGCCCGCTTGATTCAGCAGAACAAAAAGAGATGCTTCGCCTGTTAAAAAAGTTGGTCGCCGAGATTTAG
- a CDS encoding type II secretion system protein has translation MKSKGFTLMEITIVLATLGSIALAALPILLDIHRQAYASMLHSSQSSLGTALKFFHAKVVIDDAEESRHITYVDRKVKMLSGMPEASADSIRALLEIGLPVKGNSQIDTPCTGSDFCIMGQQYPNSAHFVEIPKYQFADQSGLDRVVYIWPQGYTLTEEACYFYYVNQVSTESIVRGHVTDGC, from the coding sequence GTGAAATCAAAAGGATTTACGTTAATGGAGATTACCATTGTGCTTGCCACGTTGGGGTCCATTGCACTCGCGGCGCTACCCATTCTGCTGGATATACACCGCCAAGCTTACGCTTCCATGCTGCACAGTTCTCAATCTTCACTTGGAACCGCACTCAAGTTTTTCCATGCTAAAGTCGTGATTGATGATGCGGAAGAAAGTCGTCACATCACGTACGTGGACCGCAAAGTAAAAATGCTTAGTGGGATGCCAGAAGCGAGTGCAGACAGTATTCGAGCGTTGTTAGAAATTGGTTTGCCAGTCAAAGGAAACTCTCAGATTGATACACCATGCACAGGAAGTGATTTTTGCATTATGGGTCAGCAATACCCAAACAGTGCCCACTTTGTTGAGATCCCTAAATATCAATTTGCGGATCAGTCTGGCTTAGACCGCGTTGTATACATCTGGCCGCAAGGCTATACCTTGACGGAGGAAGCGTGTTATTTCTATTACGTGAATCAGGTTTCGACAGAGTCGATTGTCCGAGGGCATGTTACTGACGGCTGCTAA
- a CDS encoding c-type cytochrome: protein MRKFFFSAALLLLASGSGFAGYKWFTDNQYGEADVVAGKQYFESYCISCHGDKGHGDGLVARATNIKPDNIFDELTNPFGTKVELIGTVLEGESSKTGAMPPFKSVLSENQVNDIFEYIKSIN from the coding sequence ATGCGCAAATTCTTTTTCTCTGCTGCTTTGTTATTACTTGCTTCCGGTTCTGGTTTTGCGGGTTACAAATGGTTCACTGACAACCAATATGGCGAAGCCGATGTTGTTGCAGGTAAGCAGTATTTTGAATCCTACTGTATCTCTTGTCATGGCGATAAAGGGCATGGTGATGGATTGGTGGCTAGGGCGACGAACATCAAACCCGACAATATCTTTGATGAATTGACTAACCCATTCGGGACAAAAGTGGAGTTGATTGGGACGGTATTGGAGGGGGAGAGCAGCAAAACGGGTGCCATGCCACCATTCAAATCTGTGCTGAGTGAAAATCAAGTAAACGACATTTTTGAATACATCAAAAGTATTAACTAG
- a CDS encoding DMT family transporter, whose product MLIRAIPFVFVVLWASGFVGARFGLQYAEPATLLSIRMGFNVLLFLVIVAFLRRRIPTGKDFWHSCVVGVLIHGFYLGGTYFAISLGMPAGLSSLLVGIQPILTAVLLVVFASERFKSSQWFGLLFGFVGIAMVLMGNMEWQSDQHKTLAIMVCLSSLLGITLGTLYQKKYCQQVDMVGGAAVQYLAALAMFLPIAMQFETMQVQWTTEFILTLVWLVVVLSCVAILLLLYMVKNGAASSVASVFYLVPPTTAIQAWLVFGESFDWMGIVGFVLAATAVYLVAKKPDLPMFKSKVAKQKRKIYLN is encoded by the coding sequence ATGTTGATCAGAGCCATCCCTTTTGTTTTCGTTGTTCTTTGGGCTTCTGGATTTGTCGGTGCACGATTTGGTTTGCAATACGCTGAGCCCGCGACGTTACTGTCGATTCGTATGGGATTTAACGTGTTGCTGTTTTTGGTCATTGTGGCGTTTTTACGTCGCCGAATTCCAACGGGAAAAGACTTTTGGCACAGCTGCGTTGTTGGCGTCTTGATTCACGGCTTTTATCTCGGTGGTACCTATTTTGCCATTAGCTTAGGTATGCCTGCGGGGTTGAGTTCGTTGTTAGTGGGGATTCAACCTATTTTGACTGCTGTGCTGCTTGTCGTGTTTGCCTCAGAGCGATTTAAGTCTTCTCAATGGTTTGGATTGTTGTTTGGCTTTGTTGGCATCGCCATGGTGCTGATGGGCAACATGGAATGGCAATCTGACCAGCATAAGACGTTAGCGATTATGGTGTGTTTATCGTCTTTGTTAGGCATTACGTTAGGGACTTTGTATCAGAAAAAGTACTGCCAACAAGTGGATATGGTCGGCGGTGCAGCGGTGCAGTATTTGGCGGCATTAGCGATGTTTTTACCTATCGCCATGCAGTTTGAAACCATGCAGGTACAGTGGACAACCGAGTTCATTTTGACCCTAGTGTGGTTGGTTGTCGTGTTGTCTTGCGTGGCGATTCTATTGTTGTTGTACATGGTGAAAAATGGCGCAGCATCGAGTGTGGCGTCTGTGTTTTACCTTGTGCCACCAACTACGGCTATTCAAGCTTGGTTGGTTTTTGGAGAGTCGTTCGATTGGATGGGCATTGTTGGTTTTGTTCTCGCAGCAACGGCGGTGTATTTGGTGGCAAAGAAGCCTGATTTACCAATGTTTAAATCAAAGGTTGCAAAGCAAAAGCGCAAAATATACCTAAATTAG
- a CDS encoding PLP-dependent aminotransferase family protein, producing MGTDLTSSLDTNKYLVVEKHLKQAIFNGVYQTNDKLPSIRQLSVELGVSKNTVIRAYQELEAQSMVYSVPKSGYRVKITQQPDAKISHPTRVDLLSICKAILTHPEYQELLPTGSAHPNIDAPAIKSLYAEIGRHSRQQSHISSHYQLPPGDDLLIKQLAKITQDLGTPANVEDLLVTHGAQQAISLALRATTNTGDIVAVESPCYFGNLLILESLGLQVVEVPSCPRDGMDPDALEKAMATWEIKVIIVTPNFTNPTGSMMPPERRKQLLAVSGDIPIIEDDVFGALSYDKTLPSLRKLDEKQRVIYVNSLSKTLDSRLRIGWMLVGRYRAQVEQYLLCENMGSLNLMQSAVATFLTSGKYRTHTARMCRIYQANVRRYLQMLHQCLDAHFELKNRYQINAVQGSFLLWLRLPPKTDSYALYQACNEHKISILPGSVFGTQGQYQNCIRLSVANFGAEKHWLPAMETLAKLIAQHAK from the coding sequence ATGGGTACAGATTTAACCAGTAGCCTAGATACAAATAAATACTTAGTGGTGGAGAAGCATCTCAAACAAGCGATCTTTAATGGCGTGTACCAAACGAATGATAAGCTACCTTCCATTCGACAATTAAGTGTCGAGCTTGGGGTGAGCAAGAATACCGTGATTCGTGCATATCAAGAATTGGAAGCACAAAGCATGGTTTATTCAGTGCCAAAATCGGGGTATCGAGTCAAAATCACACAGCAACCTGACGCCAAAATCTCTCACCCTACACGCGTCGATTTGCTCTCAATCTGTAAGGCCATCCTGACTCATCCTGAATACCAAGAGTTGCTGCCAACTGGCTCTGCACACCCAAATATAGATGCGCCTGCGATCAAAAGTTTGTATGCCGAAATTGGCCGTCATAGCCGCCAACAAAGCCATATATCCAGCCATTATCAATTGCCTCCAGGCGATGACTTGTTGATCAAACAACTAGCTAAGATCACTCAAGATCTGGGAACGCCGGCGAACGTGGAAGACCTTCTGGTTACTCATGGCGCACAGCAAGCGATCAGCCTTGCTCTCCGAGCAACAACGAATACAGGGGACATTGTTGCGGTCGAATCGCCGTGCTATTTCGGTAACTTACTGATACTAGAATCCCTCGGTTTGCAAGTGGTCGAGGTCCCTAGTTGTCCTCGTGATGGTATGGATCCAGACGCACTAGAAAAAGCCATGGCGACGTGGGAGATCAAAGTCATTATTGTCACACCAAACTTCACCAATCCAACAGGCTCAATGATGCCGCCCGAAAGGCGTAAACAGCTGCTCGCCGTCTCCGGAGATATTCCCATCATCGAAGATGACGTGTTTGGCGCATTGAGTTATGACAAAACACTACCGAGCTTGCGTAAACTGGACGAGAAGCAGCGCGTCATTTACGTTAATTCACTTTCGAAAACACTCGACTCACGACTTCGAATTGGCTGGATGCTGGTGGGGCGTTATCGCGCTCAAGTTGAGCAATATCTGTTGTGTGAAAACATGGGCAGCTTGAACTTGATGCAATCGGCGGTAGCAACCTTTCTAACCTCAGGAAAATACCGAACACATACCGCGCGTATGTGCCGAATCTACCAAGCTAACGTTCGACGATATTTGCAGATGCTACACCAATGTTTAGATGCGCATTTTGAACTGAAAAACCGTTACCAAATCAATGCAGTACAAGGTTCATTCTTACTTTGGCTACGCTTGCCACCAAAGACTGACAGCTATGCGCTTTATCAAGCCTGTAACGAACACAAAATCAGTATTCTGCCCGGCTCGGTATTTGGCACTCAGGGACAGTACCAAAACTGCATTCGTCTCAGCGTAGCTAACTTTGGAGCAGAGAAACACTGGCTACCAGCAATGGAAACGCTCGCTAAGCTGATTGCTCAACACGCTAAGTAA